AAGGGAGAGCATTATTTCCCGATAAAGTGCTTCATCCGGCGAAGCAATTTTGAGAAGATTCTGCATTCTTTGCTTTTTAAGCTCAAGCCATTCTTTGCCGAGGTGGTTTAAGTCTATGGATGGCATCTTGTCTAATTACATTTTTCGCAAACTTCTTTTAAGAAAAAGATTTCAGATTTGATATAATTTTCACATATATCTTTAACTATCTTTTTAACCTCGTCATTGTCAGTTTCGCAAAGGTATTTAATAATTTTTTTTATTTTGTCTTTCGGGTATTCAAAAACTGGTGCGTCTAATAAAATTTTACCTATGTTTTTAGCTGTTTGAATTTTATCTCCAATTTCCATAAATTTTTGAAGATAATCTAAAAAGAAAGAAAAAGTTACAGGATTTTTTATATATGAAGCAGAAAATTTGATCCAATTTATATAAGGTTCGGTTAATTCTGGTACAAATACAGTTAATTCTACAGTATTAGACAAAATTTCTTTTTCTTCTTCTGATAGATATTTTTCTTTATTTTTTAATTTGTTATAAAATTTGTTATAAACAAATTCCCAAAAATCTAAAATCCTTTTTTTAATTTGCTTATTTTCTTCACTATCCTCTCCCAAATAATCTCTTTGTCCCCAAAAAAATCGTATAATTTGATTAATATCATCGGGATTAAATTTTTCTATGAGCTTATAAAATAAGCTTAAAAAGTTCAAACTTTCTGAACCCATAAGATATGCTAATGAAATATGTTGGATAAGTTGCTCTCTGTAAAGATTATCTTTAAAGTTATAATCTAAAGCGAATTTGTAATGAGTTCTCATAAGATTGTAGATATCTTTGTGAATACGTCCTATAAAAAGATATCCCTGCATAAAAGCTTCCCAAATCTCTTCTTCTGGCTTTAGAGATTTAATAATTTCTGTAGTAAAAGCTTTATTTATATGGAAATAAAAATTTAAAAAATACATACCAAAAAATGTATATGCTTCAATAAGCTTATTTTCTAAAAGGTTTTTATATATTTCTACAAAATTATTTTTTATAACTTCTTTTTTATCATATGAAGATTCCAAAACTTTTAAAACAAATTTTATATAAACCTCAATAATCCGACCTATTGGAGTATTGATAGAATATTGAGGATAATCTAATATTGCTTTATCTAATTCAATTTTTAAATTTTGTAACATTAAATGTATAATATGTTCTACTTTTTCAAAAAGTCTTTCAGGAAGTGGATATTCTCTATTTTTCAAAGCTTCGGTTAAAAAGAAATAAAAAGCGGTAATAACCCATCTATGTGTTATCAGCTTTAATGACTGAACTTTAAATTTATCCTGCCAAAATTCTTCTTGATTTATATACATTTCAATAAAATTAAAAATTTTTTCATAATTTATGGGTTTATTTTCTTTTAATGCTTCCTGAAAACCTTCTAAAATTTTTGCTATATATAAATATCCTACCTTAAGAAAGAGGTTTAAATTTTCAGTAAATTTTTTGGGATTAGTTTTAACTGCTGTTCTCAAGGTTTCAGCAAGAGCTTCTACACTGGGTCCTTCCCAGAAATCAACAGTTTTAAATTGTATAAGATACTCAGCAAGCTCTGCATTATCCATTTCTAAAATTTTTTCTACACTAAGCGGTGATTCTTCCCAGCCAGTTCTAATTTCTGTTTTTCCTATTGCAGGATGTAACTCTACGTCCAATCCTGTTATTTGCTTCATTGCATCGTGTAAAGTTTTAAATTCTTTATCATAAGATAAAGCTTTATAAATCA
This Candidatus Desulfofervidus auxilii DNA region includes the following protein-coding sequences:
- a CDS encoding toll/interleukin-1 receptor domain-containing protein, producing MSQVNIFISHTSKDHDFVWELAKRMKKDLKNIAKIFVDDWEIKVGDSIVRKIDEAAQNADFFIIVLSKYSIKQKWVQKEIDIAFTRLIQKKSKILPIWLEISAEDVPPILLPLKAAVFKTRVIIDEEEYQRLIKPILEHEKAKSLLKFQESVLDNIKHLDIILSKEKPTRQEVQFVLNLIKENPVYERYFFSKLRSLEWFDILKSEGFFSPEKAPGPEPAEKEGFYTIPYWNVLDYLERVSQKVNELGNEMYIDELLEIIKEVTEYHRQTKKLDNYLIWGSFIRILSNLPTNKISMEIIDLIPVWLDSKFDIMLQAMEIMEKLFPRFLTDNREDIQKVEQIIWHLTEIKEEYEKKVLKVDIYLLQEFFKKHLNVIAEKCSIKLVDIFVERIKEIVSTEYEGTLNSLYDYEEKNYLLRKPVELFTYVLSQILLIKTKKEPKNVRQFLKSFFEESHPIFTKISLFIIGQNIERFKDLFWEVLETKGDKIFEGATLFWGDELKKVLKNLGPLDDTKRELLKRKIEEATKIYAQMLEDKDEKEKEKWKAIFKQMIYKALSYDKEFKTLHDAMKQITGLDVELHPAIGKTEIRTGWEESPLSVEKILEMDNAELAEYLIQFKTVDFWEGPSVEALAETLRTAVKTNPKKFTENLNLFLKVGYLYIAKILEGFQEALKENKPINYEKIFNFIEMYINQEEFWQDKFKVQSLKLITHRWVITAFYFFLTEALKNREYPLPERLFEKVEHIIHLMLQNLKIELDKAILDYPQYSINTPIGRIIEVYIKFVLKVLESSYDKKEVIKNNFVEIYKNLLENKLIEAYTFFGMYFLNFYFHINKAFTTEIIKSLKPEEEIWEAFMQGYLFIGRIHKDIYNLMRTHYKFALDYNFKDNLYREQLIQHISLAYLMGSESLNFLSLFYKLIEKFNPDDINQIIRFFWGQRDYLGEDSEENKQIKKRILDFWEFVYNKFYNKLKNKEKYLSEEEKEILSNTVELTVFVPELTEPYINWIKFSASYIKNPVTFSFFLDYLQKFMEIGDKIQTAKNIGKILLDAPVFEYPKDKIKKIIKYLCETDNDEVKKIVKDICENYIKSEIFFLKEVCEKCN